One segment of Planctomycetota bacterium DNA contains the following:
- a CDS encoding pyridoxal phosphate-dependent aminotransferase: MQVSSHIARLKESATLAVAAKANALKSAGKPVINFGVGEPDFDTPANIREAAKRALDANVTRYAPTAGDKPSREAVARKFREENGIACRAEDITLTAGAKHGVYMSFAAILEPGAGDEVILPTPSWVSYRPLIELSGGVCVEVPSSVETNFKITPAQLEAAITPRTRAIMLNSPSNPCGTVYTTREYAGLIDVLARHQEITVVSDEIYEKLIYPEIEAGLKHVSPGSDPRLAERTITINGMSKAFAMTGWRAGYLVAPGRDGMLAKAIIKLQGQMTNSIPSFIMPAIVEALNNSAPGVETMRKAFAGRAVLVHGLLSSIKRFKTVKSTGAFYAFPSIEACFGLTTKGGRKIDSAQAFAESLLEESFVAIVPGEDFGECARRNIRISFACSEADLREGMERIRNFVEALS; the protein is encoded by the coding sequence ATGCAGGTCTCATCGCACATCGCCCGCCTGAAGGAAAGTGCCACGCTGGCGGTGGCGGCGAAGGCGAATGCACTGAAGTCGGCGGGAAAGCCGGTGATCAATTTCGGCGTCGGCGAGCCGGACTTCGACACGCCCGCCAACATCCGCGAGGCCGCCAAGCGGGCCCTTGACGCCAACGTGACGCGCTATGCCCCGACCGCCGGCGACAAGCCCTCGCGCGAGGCGGTCGCCAGGAAATTTCGCGAGGAGAACGGCATCGCCTGCCGCGCCGAGGACATCACGCTGACCGCCGGCGCCAAGCACGGCGTGTACATGTCCTTCGCCGCCATCCTGGAGCCCGGCGCCGGCGACGAGGTGATCCTGCCGACGCCGTCGTGGGTGAGCTACCGCCCGCTGATCGAGCTCTCCGGCGGCGTGTGCGTGGAAGTGCCCTCGAGCGTGGAGACGAATTTCAAGATCACGCCCGCCCAGCTCGAGGCGGCGATCACCCCGCGCACCCGGGCGATCATGCTCAACAGTCCGAGCAATCCCTGCGGCACGGTCTACACGACCCGGGAGTACGCCGGATTGATCGATGTGCTGGCGCGTCACCAGGAGATCACGGTGGTGAGCGATGAGATCTACGAAAAGCTCATCTACCCCGAGATCGAAGCGGGCCTGAAGCACGTCAGCCCGGGCAGCGACCCGCGCCTGGCCGAGCGCACGATCACCATCAATGGCATGAGCAAGGCCTTCGCGATGACGGGCTGGCGCGCGGGCTACCTGGTGGCGCCGGGCCGCGACGGCATGCTGGCCAAGGCGATCATCAAGCTGCAGGGGCAGATGACCAACTCGATTCCGAGCTTCATCATGCCGGCGATCGTCGAGGCGCTGAACAACTCCGCGCCGGGGGTCGAGACGATGCGCAAGGCGTTCGCGGGGCGGGCGGTGCTGGTGCACGGTCTGCTCTCCTCGATCAAGCGCTTCAAGACGGTGAAGTCGACCGGCGCCTTCTATGCCTTCCCCTCGATCGAGGCATGCTTCGGCTTGACGACCAAAGGGGGGCGGAAGATTGACTCGGCCCAGGCTTTTGCCGAGTCCTTGCTGGAGGAGTCCTTCGTGGCCATCGTGCCCGGCGAGGATTTCGGCGAGTGCGCCCGAAGGAACATCCGCATCAGCTTTGCCTGCTCGGAGGCGGATCTGCGCGAGGGCATGGAGCGGATCCGAAATTTCGTCGAAGCGCTCTCCTGA
- a CDS encoding amylo-alpha-1,6-glucosidase: protein MAEPLKPFIELRPTDWPDAASAAGLEWLSTNGIGGYSYGTVSGALQRRWHGLLVAATDPPEGRTLLVSKVEVTATTGGTRTSLTANQWTTGMDAPGLTCLSRVWLDGSIVVREWKIGSAILEERIAMARGRNTVAIVFALRDAKQPVELELKCLVNHRLHNQLTKPKAFVPRIAGCARGLQVSFDHASGEGRDLHLQADRGAGAADGSWYENYFLPAEQALGYDFVDAHCCAGVIRLTIKPGETRGFTAGTRDEPEGEAGRIINAAAARSRSLIALAKAESDPFRGRLALAADQFIIERTLPDGSRGSGVIAGYPWFGQWSRDTLIALPGLCLETGRFEEAASMVRSLAKFEKDGLLPNRFPSPGEAWMDNSVDAPLLLATTARRIVNASGNFELARDLFPALESIFNAFSKGTRHGIRIDPTDGLLIATDPGTQLTWMDAKLGAKVITPRMGKPVEINALWCGLLATLIEWAPRLKKDASPWSAALDKSRRSFTRFLHPDQDRLFDTLDGPDGADDSLRPNQLFAIQALAPLVPDAIAKRIVARVERELHTPLGLRTLASNSPGYVGRFGGAVEDRDRAYHNGTVWPWLLGPLAGAMRTLGQSARVADLHRPFEAQLSRNCLGQVFEVTDGDPPQRGGGCAAQAWSVASLLDRGVGE from the coding sequence ATGGCGGAACCCTTGAAACCCTTCATTGAACTCCGCCCCACCGACTGGCCTGACGCCGCGAGCGCGGCCGGGTTGGAGTGGCTCTCGACCAACGGCATCGGCGGCTACTCCTACGGCACGGTCAGCGGCGCGCTGCAGCGTCGCTGGCATGGACTGCTGGTCGCGGCCACGGATCCCCCCGAGGGACGGACGCTGCTGGTGTCAAAAGTGGAAGTCACCGCGACGACCGGCGGAACGCGCACTTCGCTCACCGCAAATCAGTGGACCACCGGCATGGACGCACCGGGCCTCACCTGCTTGAGCCGGGTCTGGCTCGACGGTTCGATCGTGGTGCGCGAATGGAAGATCGGCTCGGCGATTCTGGAGGAGCGCATCGCCATGGCCCGCGGAAGGAACACCGTGGCAATCGTCTTCGCGCTGCGCGACGCGAAGCAACCGGTCGAGCTAGAGCTGAAGTGCCTGGTGAACCACCGGCTGCACAATCAACTGACAAAACCCAAGGCATTCGTTCCTCGAATCGCCGGCTGCGCTCGCGGTCTTCAGGTGTCGTTCGATCACGCTTCGGGGGAAGGCCGGGACCTTCACCTTCAGGCCGATAGAGGCGCGGGCGCCGCCGACGGCTCCTGGTATGAAAATTATTTCCTGCCCGCCGAGCAGGCGCTGGGCTACGACTTCGTGGACGCGCATTGCTGCGCCGGCGTGATCCGGCTCACGATCAAGCCCGGCGAGACCCGCGGCTTCACCGCCGGCACGCGCGATGAACCCGAAGGCGAGGCGGGGCGCATCATCAACGCCGCGGCGGCGCGAAGCCGATCGCTGATCGCACTGGCCAAGGCCGAATCGGATCCCTTTCGCGGGCGGCTGGCCCTGGCCGCCGATCAATTCATCATCGAACGCACGCTTCCCGACGGCTCGCGCGGCAGCGGCGTCATCGCCGGTTACCCGTGGTTCGGTCAGTGGAGCCGCGACACGCTGATCGCGCTGCCGGGACTCTGCCTTGAGACGGGCCGCTTTGAAGAAGCTGCGTCGATGGTTCGCTCGCTCGCCAAATTCGAGAAGGATGGCCTGCTGCCCAACCGATTTCCTTCGCCCGGCGAAGCCTGGATGGACAACAGCGTGGACGCCCCGCTGCTTCTGGCGACCACCGCGCGGCGCATCGTGAACGCCTCGGGGAATTTCGAGCTCGCCCGCGATCTCTTCCCGGCGCTTGAGAGCATCTTCAACGCATTTTCAAAGGGAACGCGCCACGGCATTCGCATCGATCCCACCGACGGACTGCTGATCGCCACGGACCCGGGAACGCAACTCACCTGGATGGACGCCAAGCTCGGCGCGAAAGTCATCACGCCGCGCATGGGCAAGCCGGTCGAGATCAACGCGCTCTGGTGCGGTCTGCTCGCCACGCTCATCGAGTGGGCGCCGCGGCTCAAGAAGGACGCGAGCCCATGGAGCGCCGCCCTGGACAAGTCGCGGCGTAGTTTCACGCGGTTCCTCCATCCCGATCAGGATCGACTCTTCGACACATTGGACGGGCCGGATGGCGCGGATGATTCGCTGCGCCCGAACCAGCTCTTCGCCATTCAAGCCCTCGCACCGCTGGTGCCTGACGCGATTGCGAAACGGATCGTCGCGCGCGTCGAGCGCGAACTGCATACGCCCTTGGGCCTCCGCACCCTGGCCAGTAATTCCCCCGGCTACGTCGGCCGCTTCGGCGGAGCGGTCGAAGATCGGGACCGGGCCTACCACAACGGCACCGTCTGGCCCTGGCTCCTCGGGCCCCTGGCCGGCGCGATGCGGACGCTCGGACAATCCGCTCGCGTTGCTGATCTGCACAGGCCCTTCGAAGCGCAGCTCTCCCGCAACTGCCTCGGGCAAGTCTTCGAAGTCACAGATGGGGACCCGCCCCAGCGAGGCGGAGGCTGCGCGGCGCAGGCCTGGAGCGTGGCCTCCCTGCTGGACCGCGGCGTCGGCGAATAG